Proteins encoded together in one Porites lutea chromosome 2, jaPorLute2.1, whole genome shotgun sequence window:
- the LOC140928982 gene encoding NLR family CARD domain-containing protein 4-like — translation MAQHQDLKRKGGADPDHQMSRNHAPPPPLSIEVPKMRDLPNKSNPWSDVQLPVDILLLTVEDIEFLACYYFLENSFKSYHQTLGYVYFGTMGESGEEALKVALMRCCKGSSGPGGSQNVIKNAVMQLRPKAAFSVGECMGLNPEDTKLGDVVVSSKLSTEQFTTPVRRNIGNLNLSSTEGWNPPLKDPVGEKTVLVHRDSVIFSGSQFITKQRRMSQSCEIAVEGEGEGLFAAAYDMNIEWLIVKGISHFSDDNNTPDESWKSFASIMAASVVSNMLNDPVVFKEWPHYEDSDLTAKNHPETTTKPHKQIPDAVCLEECQKQLRSLYETSSKVKIIPWDQNAAVDIDEIYTDLSWVKDHRRPSGVTQEKLNHYTEIFGSRGSLPALKRILVYGQPGIGKTVFTKKATFDWSQQRYSETLGEFDLVLLVRLRHVSNLQDVPSILRASEVLDSNGAISVNNMYDYVCRHQENVLLILDGYDEYVYSSKNESPVFKIWKKSQLRDCCVVITSREMKAETLRNFSDAQFKIDGFNDQRQEEFARRFLKDDEDVGAFLEYLEEHDLRELAQIPLLMLMLCLLWTKTKREELPKERADIFAQFVKTLFDHLREKHSAESVVVKDYSDELYALGRLAFEALLQGQLYFPVNQLPSYILIERLIEVGLFQVLNVASLNPEKGVYFIHKSVQEYLAGKFLKEELTSKKAESTSSLLKLDSVKKIEKMCEVLKFAAQLSGEAAREIVIHIGMKSERTEFRFDNETPSKEDLSGEQTDFINLCNQLFFSCSAETRKNLFPTFLSSLGGILVISAEQLNVIVREKLVQTAETPNYVFFNKHNYRISTEHELEIYGNLEMLSQQLNAVIVSCGGEKKASEFLSNSTCRSIDEFFLKKEENNTHLYLAQILKNTFSDIPFLPSITKALISKKDTTKKTKVNADKSSEESSSSYSKRHSLSRVREIDAWYVDRSDVELLSGMMAFITAPHGIVIYGQKGEVYDAEVTGSLIRSMQPTHKLKILVLHGINVTSSPAVEFIKNLFKQAPYLEVLSLSVNPLLGEGVSSVIQLLSCAPHLDTLGLIKVKMTPQQVRDLTAAVQQHGNITNLLSSYHDLIGNPKPEREWPSEEDWKSWYPSLFSHSSNESQPQKQ, via the exons ATGGCGCAGCATCAAGACCTTAAAAGAAAAGGAGGTGCTGATCCCGATCATCAGATGTCAAGAAATCAtgcccctcctcctcctctaaGTATTGAAGTGCCTAAAATGAGAGATCTTCCAAACAAGTCAAACCCTTGGAGTGATGTCCAGCTTCCTGTTGACATTCTTCTGTTGACAGTAGAAGACATCgagtttttagcttgttattatttcttggaaaattcttttaaaagttaTCACCAGACCCTGGGATACGTTTACTTTGGGACCATGGGTGAAAGCGGAGAAGAGGCACTGAAAGTTGCGTTAATGAGATGTTGTAAAGGTTCTTCTGGTCCAGGTGGCTctcaaaatgttattaaaaatgCAGTGATGCAACTGAGACCCAAGGCTGCTTTTTCCGTAGGCGAATGCATGGGTTTAAATCCAGAAGATACTAAGCTAGGAGATGTAGTGGTATCCTCTAAACTTTCAACTGAACAATTCACAACTCCAGTAAGAAGAAATATTGGCAACCTTAACTTGTCTTCAACTGAAGGCTGGAATCCACCATTGAAAGATCCAGTAGGGGAAAAAACAGTACTGGTACACCGTGACAGTGTCATATTCAGTGGTAGTCAATTCATCACCAAACAACGCCGCATGTCTCAATCGTGCGAGATTGCAGttgaaggggaaggggaag GACTGTTTGCTGCAGCCTATGATATGAACATTGAATGGCTGATTGTTAAAGGGATATCACACTTTTCTGATGATAACAACACTCCTGATGAGTCTTGGAAGTCATTTGCTTCCATTATGGCAGCTTCTGTTGTGTCCAACATGTTAAATGATCCTGTTGTTTTTAAAGAATGGCCTCACTATGAAG ACTCAGACTTGACAGCAAAAAATCACCCAGAGACAACCACAAAGCCACACAAACAGATACCAG ATGCTGTATGCCTTGAGGAGTGCCAGAAACAGCTGCGATCACTTTATGAAACCAGTAGCAAAGTCAAAATCATTCCATGGGACCAGAATGCTGCTGTTGATATTGATGAGATCTACACAGACTTGTCTTGGGTCAAGGATCACAGGAGACCCAGTGGAGTAACACAAGAAAAACTTAACCACTACACTGAGATTTTTGGCAGTAGAGGTTCTCTTCCTGCGCTAAAGCGAATTTTGGTTTATGGACAGCCAG GTATCGGCAAGACTGTTTTCACGAAGAAAGCAACTTTTGACTGGTCCCAGCAGAGATATTCAGAAACATTAGGGGAATTTGATCTTGTCCTTCTGGTGAGATTACGTCACGTTAGTAATCTCCAAGATGTTCCGTCAATTCTGAGGGCTTCTGAAGTGCTGGATAGTAATGGTGCAATTTCCGTAAACAACATGTATGATTACGTTTGTCGCCATCAAGAAAATGTCTTGCTTATCTTGGACGGCTACGATGAGTATGTTTACAGTTCAAAAAACGAGTCGCCTGTCTtcaaaatctggaaaaaaagcCAATTAAGGGATTGTTGTGTTGTAATTACTTCAAGGGAAATGAAAGCTGAGACGTTGAGAAATTTTAGTGATGCTCAATTTAAAATTGACGGCTTTAATGATCAGCGCCAAGAAGAGTTCGCTCGTAGATTTTTGAAAGATGATGAAGATGTTGGAGCTTTTTTGGAATACTTGGAGGAGCACGACCTAAGAGAACTAGCACAAATTCCCCTTTTAATGTTAATGTTGTGCTTACTctggacaaaaacaaaacgcgaagaactACCAAAAGAACGCGCAGACATCTTCGCCCAGTTTGTTAAGACTTTGTTTGATCACTTGCGTGAAAAACACTCTGCTGAATCAGTGGTTGTTAAAGATTACTCAGATGAATTATACGCATTAGGACGCTTGGCCTTTGAAGCCCTTTTACAAGGACAACTTTATTTCCCTGTTAATCAGTTACCTAGCTACATTTTGATCGAGAGGCTGATTGAAGTCGgcctttttcaggttttaaaTGTGGCGAGTTTGAATCCTGAAAAAGGCGTGTACTTTATTCACAAATCCGTACAAGAATACCTTGCTGGGAAATTCCTGAAAGAAGAGCTGACATCTAAAAAGGCTGAAAGTACAAGTTCCCTTTTAAAGTTGGACTCAGTTAAAAAGATCGAAAAGATGTGCGaggttttaaaatttgctgCTCAGTTGTCAGGAGAAGCTGCGCGCGAGATTGTGATTCACATTGGAATGAAGAGCGAACGGACAGAGTTCAGATTCGACAACGAAACACCGTCAAAGGAGGACTTGTCAGGGGAACAAACAGATTTTATTAATCTTTGTAATCAGTTATTTTTCTCCTGCTCAGCTGAGACAAGAAAAAACCTCTTTCCTACATTTCTTTCTTCCTTAGGAGGAATTCTTGTAATTAGTGCAGAGCAGCTAAATGTTATCGTACGTGAAAAATTAGTTCAAACTGCCGAAACACCCAACTACGTTTTTTTCAATAAACACAATTATAGAATTTCTACAGAGCACGAATTAGAAATTTATGGTAATTTAGAAATGTTATCACAGCAATTAAACGCAGTTATTGTCAGCTGTGGAGGAGAAAAGAAAGCATCAGAATTCTTAAGCAACTCAACATGTCGTAGCattgatgaattttttttaaagaaagaagaaaacaacactcACCTTTATTTagctcaaattttaaaaaatacgttTAGCGACattccttttcttccttctaTAACTAAGGCGCTTATTAGTAAAAAAGACAcaacaaagaagacaaaagtGAATGCTGATAAGTCAAGTGAAGAGAGCAGCAGCAGCTATTCAAAGCGCCATAGTCTCTCCAGGGTTCGGGAGATTGATGCTTGGTATGTGGACAGGTCAGATGTGGAACTCCTGAGTGGGATGATGGCGTTTATCACCGCTCCACACGGGATAGTGATTTATGGTCAGAAAGGTGAAGTGTACGATGCTGAGGTAACAGGGTCTCTGATAAGGAGCATGCAACCAACTCACAAACTGAAGATATTAGTACTCCATGGTATCAATGTAACATCATCACCTGCTGTGGAGTTCATCAAGAATTTATTTAAACAAGCTCCATACTTGGAGGTGCTCAGCTTGTCAGTCAATCCTCTTCTGGGTGAAGGAGTCAGCAGCGTAATTCAACTTCTGAGCTGCGCTCCTCATCTGGACACACTGGGACTTATCAAGGTGAAGATGACTCCACAGCAGGTGAGGGATCTGACAGCAGCAGTACAGCAACACGGCAACATCACTAATCTGCTGTCATCCTACCAC GATTTGATAGGGAACCCCAAGCCTGAACGCGAATGGCCATCTGAAGAAGACTGGAAGAGTTGGTATCCCAGTCTCTTTTCTCACTCATCAAACGAATCACAGCCGCAAAAACAATAG